Genomic DNA from Rana temporaria chromosome 1, aRanTem1.1, whole genome shotgun sequence:
ATAAAGTACTATAAAacagtttattttatttgcaatttttttccccacaaaattggagttacccttttaagtaacaaaacaaaatattgtgGGAAAGCTATAGTAGCTATCCCACAGCAAAGAAGTTGCATCAAGAGGACCAACCACGGTTTTATTATATCAAAGTGATAATTGGATATAAATGACTTTTTTGAAAAATTGGATAATTATTAAAATATGGAAGGCACAACACtgccaaacccccaaaaaaagagtGGACACAATCAGCACAGCCACACATGCAAGCATACCACCGTAAACCACAAAAGAGCTTCCAGGTATCGAAGCAAAGGAAGGACTGGGCTGTGATGTGCTAATTGTTTGTGACAACGTTGTCCactccttcttcttttttattttatttttttaaacctttttaatGGTGTTTGGAGGTGTTGGCCGTATGTGCCTGCCATATTTTAATAATtatcacatttttaaataaagtattTTATATCCAATTTTCACTTGGATATAATCAAACTGTGGTTGGTCCTCTTCATGCAAATTATCTGCTATGGGATAGCTACTAAAGCTTTcccaaaatattttgttttgttaagtaGATTGTCCACAGTTGCGGAGGAACCCCGTCCCAACGGACGAATCAGTATTATTAGACTTATTATTGATCCAAGGCCctgtcattgtttttttataatttgaaccctttaaccccccccccccccccccagacatttttacatgtaggtaagcctgtaataaggcttacctatatgtactgaaaatatctcctaaatgtgcgtcgtttaggagatatttaccttgtagtgcACCAATGCCGTTTCTTCCCCAGCGTGTGCCCTGACTGGTGGCTCCtgcacgcatgcacgggagtgacgtcccgcggctccggccagtcacagagccggtgtCCGCAGCCCCAGAGGGCagaggggcgaagatggatgcTTCCACCAGCAGCGACAACGTGGACATTGCGCGATTTGTTTGCAGGTATGTGCCACATattgggctagtatgcaatgcatactagcccattatgcttttactttgcaggggaattaagaggaagtaaaacccaggAGGGTTTACTTTATAATGTAAACCTATCGCAAACTTGGGCAAATTCTTCTGAGCATATGATGTTGAAATTCAGAACCTTCAGTCAATTTGGTGCACATAAAGTATATTTATATCATATGGAGGAATTTTAAGAAAAAGTTAAAATTTTTGTGCTCAGAATTCAACCTAAATGTCAACACTTGCTGCGTCTGAGGGAGAAGGTTGTGTGCAACTCTTGTCTTGATTGTGAGTTTTTCTCTGCAGGGAAGATATGTATGCACAAGACTCCATAGAGCTACTCAATTCATCTGGGATCCAGTTTAAAAAGCATGAGGATGAGGGCATTGAAACTCACTATTTTGCAGAGTTGTTCATGACCTCTGGAGTGGTGCTTTGTGAAGGAGTAAAATGGCTTTCTTTCCACAGGTATGTGACGGGTGTGTTCAACCAAAATTTTCCTTACACATTTCTCTTTATTCAGGCTGTTATTGGCAATGCACAGGGTTTAAGGATTTAGGTTATAAGAAGATATTTTTAATGTACATTTTACAGTTTAGTAAGCTACCACCATTTACATAAAGTACAGGCTGCTGGGTCCATATGGTTGTACATAATGATTTGAAATGCAGAGATGTATTTAGCTTTCCTGACATCTGGCAAGAATTCTTCCAATGTGTGTTTGATAAAGAAGCCATCTAAGAACTGCTTCCCTGTACACTGAGGGGAaagaagtatttgatcccctgctgattttgtaggtttgcccactgacaaagaaattatcagtctGTAATTTTAATGGTgaaagacagaataacaacaaagatatccagaaaaacacatttaaaaaaaagttataaattgatttgcattttaatgggtgaaataagtatttgatcccctattaatcatttctggctcccaggtgtcttctatacaggtaacgagataagattaggagcactcttctGAGggaagtgctcctaatctcagcttgttacctgtacaaaagacacctgtccacagaagaagCCAATCAATCAGAttgcaatctctccaccatggccaagaccaaagagctgtcccaaggatgtcagggacaagattgtagactcaggccccatacacacgagaggatttatccgcagatacggtccagcggaccgtatccgcggataaatcctctcgaggatttcagaagatttctatgcgatggcgtgtacacaccatcgcattgaattccgcgctgaaatcctctgccgatgacgtgtcgcgccgtcgccgctattatgacgcggcgacgggcgcgacgctgtcatataaggaattccacgcatgcgtcaaatcattacgacgcgtgcggggaatccctttggacggatggatccggtaagtctgtacagacgagcggatccatccgttggaatggattccagcagatggatttgttgatcatgtcagcaaatatccatctgctggaaatccatcccaggggagatttatccgcggataaatatccgacggagtgtacacaccatagaatctatccgcagaaacccatttgatgggatttatctgcggatagattctatggtgtgtatggggcctcacacaaggctggaatgggataCAAGActattgccaagcagcttggtgagagggagacaacagttggtgcgattgttcgcaaatggaagaaacacataaTAACTGTCagtctccctcgatctggggctccatgcaagatctcaccttgtgagagtttcaatgatcatgagaacggcgaGGAATCAGCTCAGAACTACACACGAGAATCTTGTGAAAGATcttaaggcagctgggaccatagtccccAAGAAAACAAATGGTTACACACTACACCataaaggactgaaatcctgcaacgTCGGCGATGTCCCCCTGCTCAAAAAAGCACATGTAAAGGCCCGTGTGGAGTTTGCTAataaacatctgaatgattcagaggagaattgggtaaaagtgttgtggtcagataagaccaaaatcaagctctttggcatcaactcaactcaacgtgtttggaggaggaggaatgctgcctatgacctcaagaacaccatccctaccgtcgaacatggaggtggaaacatgttttgggggtgtttttctgctaaggggacagaagaactggatgggtattccagcaggacaatgacccaaaacacacggccaaggcaacaaaggagtggctcaagaagaagcacattaaggaacTGCAGGTTcaagttaccaaacgtcagcctcgaaaccttaatgatttggagaggatctgcaatggggagtgggacaaaatccctcctgagatgtgtgaaaacctggtggccaactacaagaaacatctgacctctgtgattgccaaccaTGGTTTTGCCACCAAATacgaagtcatgttttgcgaaggggtcaaatacttatttcactcattaaaatgcaaatccatttagaacttttttgaaatgcgtttttctggatatttttattattctgtcactcactgttaaaataaacctacagtTCAATTTTAgattgatcatttctttgtcagtgggcaaatgtacaaaatcggcAAGGGatgaaatacttttttcccctcactgtatgcCAGTCAGTTATGACCTTTTAGTCCATGTTCAAAACAGATCTTCTACATGAAGACTTACTGCTTAGATGTCCCTATATCTCTGTCCATCATAATAGAATAATATGGCACTGACCCATCTTTTAGGCTGTCAAAAACTGGACTGCTTATTTGCATTACTGTTGCAATGAACTATAAAAATATATTGGTTACATTTAGTGTATTAGCCAGCTTCTCCTTTTAAaaacatatatcttttttttttttttttttttttaagacaaaccTGTTTTAATGTCCACTTCCACAgcagcatactttttttttttccctttatcccCCTACATCTCTATCCAGTCACAGGGAGCAAAGAAAATAGCCAGTACCTGCAGGTTTGATGGAGCAAGTGAATTTGATCCATGTGACAACAGTGTTGCTTGGAGATTGGTCTAGCGCTGTCATATGGGAGCTGGCAGAGTTCTAAGCCATGTGTGAACTTGGTAATTGCACAGGACAAAGGAAAGGTGAGATTGAgcagctggggaggggtatttaaaatGAACCTGTTACTCTGCCCTAGTTCACACAATGCGATTTGGCAGTTCAAATTTGCACCCTATTTTcagcaatggaaccgttcaaatTGTTGCAATTCAAGTCgcagcgactttgaaaaaggtccctgcactacttttctgttcttttattgcaacttgcattgactttgtAAAATTAAGTCGCAAGCCACAATGAAATCGGAGATCCAAATTGCACTGATcagcggctttgaaattgtgcagaggtagcgcaatttcaaagctacactggtgttaaagcggtggttcacccttaaaaacaagtttctaccatgaaatgctgcatactagcgtgagctacagtatgcctttattttatttttttgcgccgtactcacagttaatcccgtagttaagtttcagactccccgcagggaatgcgcgttcctatgcagaggggaaacatgattgacggccggctatggcgcgtcacgcttcccgaaaatagccggagtaggactcggctcttcacggcgcctgcgcacagactaggagctgactgcgcaggcgccgtgaagagccaagtcctatttcggctattttgggAAGCGTgaggcgccatagccggccgtcaataatgttcccctctgcataggaacgcctactcctcgcggggagtctgaaacgtaactacgggAATAAACTgcgagtacggcgcaaaaaaaataaaggcatactgtagctcaagctagtatgctggatggaatggtagacatttttttttttttttttagggttgaacccctgctttaaccagGACTAAGGATCACTGTAACTTACAGGGTAAAATTAAGGGCCTACTATAGCTAAAAATATGCTGGTAACTATATGTGGTAAATACCTCTTTAAAGTGAAAGTTGCAATATGAGACGGACCATATAACACTGCTGGAGGTGCTTTCACTGGTCAGTTTTTGGTTTAACCCTTTTGGTGATGGTTCCAATCCTCTATACTGCATTGTGAAAGACTTTAACATTACTTACACTAAGCCCATGTTCAGTAAAAGAAGGCAAACGGgtcccttaaaaaaaatgttgcttcccTAACCGTTAGCTAGGTGAAAATTCCCAACAGCTGCAAGTATTGCTaacataaagaaaacaaatccATTTCATTTGTATTGGTTATTCCAAGAGCCCAATCATTTCCTTTCCAGCTGATTTAATGTTATAGTTGCTCATGAAGTTTCATCCCCTATACTTCGTCCCTCCTCATATCACTATTTGACCCTTTGGGGCATCCTTGTTTTTCTGAAATATCctgttaaagtggttttaaagcctaTACTTACCCAAGCCCTCATTCGACCCAGCGCTGTCcatgtctgcagctcttctctcccctcactggcTATGCTGGGGCACCAGGGACCATccgctcccagtgctgtcaatcaaagccagagaCTAAAGTGGGCGGGGCCAAGTGCCCCCATGAGAAGCGGCTTACCATGGGGGTAGTGGgcagggaggaggagccaggaacgctggtgggggacccaagaagaagagtTTTGGGTACGCTCTGTGCAATTTTATTGCACAGCATAGGAAagtaaaaagatattatttttaaaataaattcctCTACAATCCGTTTGCCTGCACCTTTTAGAGCAAAGCAAGGAAATTGGCCTATAATTTCAGACCTGGTGGTTTAATACCGGTCTCATGCGTATTTAAGACTTTATATATCCTCAAAGGGAATATACTTGAAGCAACATCTCCAGTCtaaagttcacctttaaaaaaaatatttttctcgaATCGTCTTCCAGGGCAGCATCCCAGAGATGAAAACTCATTAATCCACCATTATTAATTTCACAGTCTCGCCTGCGTGCCTCAGTTGTTGTGTTTCCTCTGGACCCACAGGAGCTGTaagaaacatttattttaccTTGACTCTGTGCTAGTAGCAGGAGGCCCCCAGCCAGCATCGCATCCAGCCCAGCGGGCCTTGGGAGGGCAAGCAGGAGCAGCAATTCTAAGCAAAAAATTTGCTCTGCATGAGATTTCACCCCTACAGAAGGGTCTGCAATCATCCACCCAGTCTGGAACAGAAGCACTGGCTTTTTCCCCATACTGCAAGGCTGCAGGGACCTGCTGCTGCCGCCGCAATCTGGTGTGCCTGGATCCCACAGAGGTGTCGCACGGGTAAGTGCATTTACTGGGTGCCCGCTCGATCACAGCCATCAGAAGTCCGCCTCCTGAGGACCCCCCACGGTCACCCCACGAGCGAAACGGCGCCCAACCCCAACCCGCCAGCAGCACTCCATCACAGCAGTGCCAGTTCCTCTACTCGTGGACACTCGTGGACACTCTCTGCGGGGTATTCCAAGAAGACTGCGGCATGTGCAGGTATGTCCACCAACCTGCATGGGGCCAGCTGGGGGCGGGGTCGGCGCTCAAGCAGGGAGCAGTTAAAAAGGCTCCTCCAAGAGGATCCTGGTGGCTGACCATGTCTGACGCTTCTCCACCCTGCCCTGCAGATCCTGCAAGCCAGGACAGCTCCAAGGTAAGCCAGAATACTCCTGTGTCACTTCTGTCTTAACCTCATTTGCAAATACTGCCCACTCTGAGGCACTCTTTGACCACCCTTGCTCACAGGGACCCTTTCTGTGCTTGACAACAGGCAAGGACCCCAgaggaaaggaaaacaaaaagcaaCAAAACGTGTGCTTAATGCAATGGGTAATGGAAATGAATGGAAAAACCTCTATGCAAAAAATGCATAGACAAAATGGTGGCTAAAGAATCGCAAGGTTATCTGCACGAACTGCTCAACTCCTTTAAGAAAGAGATAAAGAGCACCGTGGCACCGCTACGCTCGGCTATTGAGTTAGAAGCGCCAACTAATACTAGTCAAACCTGTACTCCATCTACCAGCAGGACATGCGTGTCTGCGGGTAACAAGGaacaggcttttttgttttgctgttcccAGCTGTCCAACCAAGACCAGGCATTTGGTTTGCAAGGTGCTTCATTCTCTACCCCCACCCTAGTAAGTATTGCTTGATACATCCTCTCTGATGCTGCCCTGGAAGACTATTCGAGAAAACAGAGTTGGGTACCTGGTAACTCTTTTTATAAGAAGTCTTCCAGGGCAGCACTAGTTCCCACCCTGAAACGACAAATAACAGATACAGAGGGAGAGCTTCAAGCTTACTGTGACTTCCTTCGGTACTTTAATAAAGCTGAGGCACGCAGGTGAGACTGTGAAATTTGTAATAGTGGACTAACGTGTTTCCTGTTTCAGGGAGGAGGAGACTATCTCTCGGATGATGCCCTGGAAGACTTCTTAGAAAAAGAGTTACCAGGTACCGAACTGTTTTTTTGTGCGCCTGTAAAGCCTGCTATCAGCAGGTCATGGGTGGAATGTCAGGCTCTTGCAGACTGTCGGTGCAGCTGTCTGCTCGTACCTTTAATACAGGCACACAGTTACTTAGGTTCAAGAATATTCAATGAACTACAAGGATGCTCACCAGTTCCCTTAGCCCCAAAGTTGTCAGCCCCAAAGGCTGTTGGTACTCGCAGTCTATTTATTCACAGAACTCCATGAATTAATGACTAATGCAGCCGTGTAGGCGGAGCCCCTCACCTTATCTTACCCAAAGTCTATAGGTTTTGGATACAGAAAATGATACTTGAAAATTTGGTGACTCAatgaaagtataactaaaagcaaaacattttctttcgttttggatagagtggagagggattagaacacttgtcagattttattgctgtctgggccccattagggagatccaccctctccatttgtcctgttttaccattatcattgaaactaaaagaaaataccaaattttggcttgtccccagaaaagtagtagAGGGGAAATCTACCAATGGGGATACTATTTCTGGTGACCTGAGGGTTCCCAAGGGATAccattaatttgcagggatttccactcacttcctgttttgattatgggacaggaagtaaagagaaatctctgcaataggacacagatggtgaaaaaaatctGACTGGTTACAAACCTTTCTtgctccaaaatggaaaaaaaaagttttgcctaaagttctactttaaatcttCCGATGACATCTACTTTTAATCATCctaaaaacaaattacatttacCTTTAGGGCAGCCAAAATATCCAAGAATGTGTAAATTGTCCAGAAGTAGTCCAAGCTTACCGGGATAATGGTAAACTAAAGATTTCTCATTCTGTTATTTGGACTGCATTGTAAGCCTGATATTTTCCCTGGGGAGTTGTTTGATAATAAATGGCCTCAGCCAAACACTAGCCATgactgaaagaaatgtttttgtgttatcattcatattctctgaaaaatggccaataaatcataaatgtatgtaaacttatgagcacaactgtaagcaTGGCAAAATCTGAAAAAACATATCCAGCACAGCCCTCCAAATCCCACAATTTTTCTCATGTTTAAAACGgtacagatataaaaaaatatcagatGATTGAAAAGACATTCGGCTTCTAACTTTCTGTATTGGGCTGGCGATTCTGCAACAAAATGTCAGAAAATGGGAAGAGGCAGTAGGAAGGAATATGGATGGAGTTGAAATCCCCTCTTTAAGTCAGGCCCAACATTCTCGGCCTACATAAACCAATTTAATGTTATTTTATAGATTATCACCTGGCCAACATTCCCACCTCTCAAGAGAAGAAGCCGAGGCTTAGATCGCACATGCACTACTTCTTATCTTTGTGCAGATAGCATAATGATCAGAAGTGGGTCCTGGTGTGACTGAAAGAGACATCTGTCTATCTATGGTCTTCGTTTGTCCCCAGATCTTCAAATAATCCTTTTTTATGACAAAACTGTTTTGCCTTGGCAATGACCTTATTTCTTGTGCCTTTGTGAAAGATGTGACTTTTAGCTGTGTGACAGCAGTACAGAACATTGGATTGCAGTCTTCTGTGATTCTTTGATAATCTGTTCATTACTTTCCAGCCTCAGCAGTGAGAAAGTTAATAAACGGAGTAGCTGTGCCATGGCTAAGAACAGGAAATGGATAAAGAGAATTTAGACAGTAATCTTGTAATCCTCATGAAGAACAAGCAGCTTCTCTTGTACGAAGGTGTTTTTATGACAACTGTAGAGACTTTCTATGAAGTCTCAATATTTGCTGATAATTTTAGCATCCACTTATTTTTTGCTGCCTGCTCCAGTGAGGTTGGTTACAAGTATCTTTCTTTccagctactttttttttttgagtgttaATGGATTTGATTTGTATCGCCCTGTACTAATCTGGATCATCAGACAAATTACAAAATCAAAATTCTATAATCTTTCTGATTTACACGTGTACACTAATACCATGCGACTTTGGACTACACAGTGCATGCTGTGCAGGTAATGAGTTGGTGAATAAACACTGTGTGGAGGAATTTATTGGGCACAGGACATAACTAGTTTATTCTCATGTTTTAGGTTGTACTGCTTTTTCCATTTATACCAGGCTATACATATCTGCTCCATTGAAACAAAGCCTGTTATTTACAGAGTTCTATGGCTCAAGCTGTAATTTGCGATTAAGTTACTCCTATTCCCCCCCAAACCCTCCCCTACCGCTTGAAAGATGTTGCAGACTAACTTTAAAAGATGCAGAAATTCCAATGCAAACATACATTCTTGTAAAGCCAGCCATGATTTCAGATTTAATGAGCAGGTGATGTTGCTGTTAAAACCTGTAATGACTGACTCCTATCCTGAGAATCCTCTGGACTTGCAGGGGAGAGCCTTCCTGTTTTTCCGAAAATCTCTTTCTAGTGTTAATCAATGATATGATTTGAAATAAAtaatggtgactgcgctgtgtgaggaagtggaaAGAGCAGATGCACAGGGAAGTGGATAGCAAAAACCCACGGGTTTTTGCTATCCACTTCCCTGTGCATCTGCTCTttccacttcctcacacagcgcagtcaccattatttatttcattcacatatttctggccaggaccggttccaggtaactgcagcagtgccccccccccccccaaagtattTATCAccgatagcgcgagagcccttccaATTTAATGATATGATTTGACTCCGGGTCTCCAGGCAAATGTTTAGCTTTCATTTATATAAAACAGGGAATAGCAATTAAAGATAATATTATTTATAGTGGCTAATGGCACTTTGCACATGGTACCTTTTTCTTTAActgcttcaataccgggcacttccacccccttcctgcccaggccaattttcagctttcagtgctgtcacaacgacaattgcgctgtcatgcaatgctgtacccaaattacagttttataaaaaaaaaaaaaaaaattcacctaaatagagctttcttttggtggtatttaaagcggatgtgccatgaaaaaaaaaaaaattaaaagccagcagctacaaatacagcagctgctgacttttaatattaggatacttacctgtcctggagtccagcgccgtccgcagcagaggacgagcgatcgctcgtcactctgctgcttcccccgccatccacggtgagggaaccaggaagtgaagcgctcctgcttcactgcccggttccctacggcgcatgcgcgagtcacgctgcgcctgccgattggctcctgctgtgtactgggagccgagtgttcccagcacacaacggggggcggccggaggtgacgtcatgcccgcagtctgcccgagactgttgtggccggaagtgggtgcaaatacctgtctttagacaggtatctgcacccctcccccctgaaaggtgtcaaatgtgacaccgaaggggggagggttccgatcagcgtgagttccactttagggtggagctccgctttaatcaccaatggggttttttttttttttgctaagaaaAACGTAAAAAGaccaaaaagttgaaaaaaaaaatgtttcttcgtTTTTGTTAGTAAATAAGTACTTTCTCTCCTTCGCTGATtatgcggcacttatgggcacttaaaggcatcactgatgggcactggttggtggaactaattggtgtcactgatgggcactgctgagtCTGCACTGAGTGTCGTGATTACCTGTACAGGGTCTCCCCTGCGAGGTGATGCTGCTGATCGACTCTCCTCACCTCGCCCTCTGTCAGTGCTGGGCCGATGTCATATGGCGTCGGCCCTGCACGAGAGGGGatcccgcccgccgtcattttactTAAGGCCGGCAGACGGTGGTTAATAATGACCAATTGCACAAAATACTATGATCTGAGTTCTGGATGAGTAGGAATTTAATCACCAGGCTTATTACATCCTTAGCTGTGACTTTTCCACACAGTAATTTGCATTGTTTGCCATATGGACTGATAAATATGCCAGATAAATGTCAGCTATATGGACAATCAATGGTGATGCCATAATTTAGGTTTTGGAGTAGCTAGTTTGATCAGTTCAGGGTGGAGTTATTTAATTGTTTAGGCTGTAAaggcagaggtgctgtgtaatatgtACCTGTCCTGTCGCCTGCACCCCCAGACTTTGCTCTGTTTATAAGCGTTGCCAGCCCAAGAAttctaaagtgatattaaaacttTGGAttcttttacattaaaataacaaacatgttatacttacctgccctgagcAGTGGTTTtgcgcagccctgatcctcctcttctcagatccctcatctgtgctcctggcccctccctcctgacaagtgcccccacagcaagcagcttgtaatAGGGGCACCCAGGCTGGTGCGTTCCTAAGCCGCTGTTTTGCGCTTCTCTTTCTCCGCTTTAAGCTACTACATCACTACAGGACTACTTTTCACTGATGGTCCCTAATCAGGCCATATgcatttttaccttttttcttgCTTACGTGTGACCATATAGAATCCAAATGGCACTTTGGATAGCGTTCCACATATTGTATAAACAGTACAGTGCTTCTGAAATGTATCACAAATATTTTATATGCACAGTGAATTTATTCTGTTGTTTTAGAACTGCTGatgttatcttttatattttctgtcatttttattACAGTGGCTATGATTTTGGCTATCTAATAAAGATACTGACTAATTCAAACTTGCCTGAGGTTGAGCTGGACTTCTTTGAAATACTTCGGCTATTTTTTCCAGTTATATACGATGTCAAATATCTCATGAAAAGCTGCAAAAACTTAAAGGTAAGTAGTACTCAAGTGAAACCCAGgagataggatttttttttttttttacagcaatttAAATTGGTTTAATCAAAAATCTCAGTTGGATTACTACTTGGAGGTATTAGAAAATGCCAGCTGTACCTAAAACTGGTTGTTGTATGTCTGAGAAGGGAAATAAACTAAAGCTACTGCAATATAAACCTCCCCAACACTTGTATGCCCCTATGGAGCAATTTTTCATTAACTTATTCATTTATCAAGAACTTTTTCATTactcaaagtggttgtaaccctaaaaaagaaaaaaatgctgctgttttttttaaaccatgaTCAGTAGCATAGTGCTGTTGCAGTGTAattttgtccattttttttttctttttctttatatagctggaaaaaaaactgatcctACCTTTTTTTGTGTCTCCCTGCATGTGTTGACCACAGTAATCGTGGCTGGTGATCCATGATACCGTGGTCCAGTGATTCGCCTAGGTCATCCTTGCCTGTCAGGTCCAGTCTGTCCCTGTAGAGCCGATCTCCTCCCCAGCCCGTTCCTCCTGCTTTTATTCTGACGTGTTACATACCACAATTACTTGTATCCTTTCTGTTTTAACAAAATATTCAGTgcagtgtcagtttttttttttttttttaataatcctaAATACCTTTTTGCACAGCTCCTCTttgtggtcacatgatctccctCTGCTGGCTGACATCATTGGGGAATCTCAACCACTCCCGCTGTTATTAGATTGTGAAGCAAAGCAGAGAGAGAtcatgtgactgcacagaggagctttgcaaaaaagtatttaggattataatataaaacaaacacacacactgcaCTTTATATTTTGCAAAAACAGATATGATTTAAGTAATTGTGTTATGTGACTTTACAACAGATCTCGAAAAggattttatcttattttttcaatctactgtgtgtgtgtgtgtgtgtgtgtgtgtgtgtgtgtgtgtgtgtgtgtgtgtgtgtgtgtgtgtgtatgtatgtgttgtATCCTATCATTTGTCCCGTTTAGAATGATACTAAAATTATGATGATTACaaataaaggtttatttttatttttttaattgttgtgcTCTTTTAATGCAACACTAAAAACATTAAAGCTCTaaacgagagaaaaaaaataagaaagtttTAAATATTAATGGTTAGAAAAAAAAGATCTGTAGGAAAATAAGATTTAAAACAGAGTTCCACCAACGTAGTAGCTCAACTTATCTGTcttccaaaagtggaagctctgcttatctgttctccagtgccacatttggcacctttcg
This window encodes:
- the CNOT7 gene encoding CCR4-NOT transcription complex subunit 7 isoform X3 — encoded protein: MNEQGEYPPGTSTWQFNFKFNLTEDMYAQDSIELLNSSGIQFKKHEDEGIETHYFAELFMTSGVVLCEGVKWLSFHSGYDFGYLIKILTNSNLPEVELDFFEILRLFFPVIYDVKYLMKSCKNLKGGLQEVAEQLELERIGPQHQAGSDSLLTGMAFFKMREMFFEDHIDDAKYCGHLYGLGSGSSYVQNGTGNAYEEEANKQS
- the CNOT7 gene encoding CCR4-NOT transcription complex subunit 7 isoform X4 — translated: MLQWEDMYAQDSIELLNSSGIQFKKHEDEGIETHYFAELFMTSGVVLCEGVKWLSFHSGYDFGYLIKILTNSNLPEVELDFFEILRLFFPVIYDVKYLMKSCKNLKGGLQEVAEQLELERIGPQHQAGSDSLLTGMAFFKMREMFFEDHIDDAKYCGHLYGLGSGSSYVQNGTGNAYEEEANKQS